In the Sarcophilus harrisii chromosome 3, mSarHar1.11, whole genome shotgun sequence genome, one interval contains:
- the LOC100923595 gene encoding olfactory receptor 51F1-like: MLALPNNTAISLTFFLTGIPGLEDNHIWVSIPFCCLYAIALSGNSMILFVIITKQSLHEPMYYFLFMLSATDACLSLSTLPTTLGVFWFNAREITLDSCIGQLFFIHFLTVMESSVLLAMSFDRFIAICDPLRYVTILTPARIIKFGLMMVLRGVLVMTPVLLLLKRLSFCNNSILSHSYCYHPDVIKHSCSNIKANSIYGLIAIFLTFGLDVPLIVLSYVLIIHSLLTIASPKERHKAFSTCVSHIGAISIFYIPLIILSSVHRWGHKAPPYVHTIMSTAFLLLPPVLNPIIYSIKTKEIRKVILNIF; this comes from the coding sequence ATGTTGGCTTTGCCAAACAACACAGCCATATCTCTGACCTTCTTTTTAACGGGAATTCCAGGACTGGAAGATAATCATATCTGGGTCTCTATTCCTTTTTGTTGTCTTTATGCCATTGCTCTCTCAGGAAACAGCATGATTCTGTTTGTCATTATTACTAAACAGAGCCTGCATGAGCCCatgtattattttctcttcatgttGTCAGCCACTGATGCATGCTTATCCCTATCCACACTGCCAACAACTTTAGGTGTCTTCTGGTTTAATGCTCGAGAGATTACTTTAGATTCTTGCATTggtcaattatttttcattcatttcctgacTGTTATGGAGTCTTCAGTTTTGTTGGCCATGTCCTTTGATCGTTTTATTGCTATTTGTGACCCTCTCAGATATGTCACAATCCTAACTCCAGCCAGAATTATAAAATTTGGATTGATGATGGTACTTAGAGGTGTTCTTGTGATGACTCCAGTGCTCCTGCTTCTTAAACGCTTGTCATTCTGCAATAATAGTATCCTTTCTCACTCTTACTGTTACCATCCTGATGTGATAAAACATTCTTGTTCAAATATCAAGGCCAATAGCATATATGGATTAATTgcaatatttttaacatttggctTGGATGTTCCTTTGATTGTCCTTTCCTATGTTCTAATCATTCATTCTTTGCTCACCATTGCATCCCCTAAGGAACGACACAAAGCCTTCAGCACTTGTGTTTCTCACATTGGTGCCATTTCCATCTTCTATATACCTCTTATCATTTTGTCCAGTGTCCATAGGTGGGGTCACAAAGCACCTCCATATGTTCATACCATCATGTCCACTGCATTTCTTCTTCTGCCCCCTGTACTGAACCCAATTATTTATAGCATTAAAACCAAGGAGATCCGCAAAGTCATCCTCAACATTTTCTGA